The sequence TTTGCCGTTGGTGTAAGTACCATGAATATAAGCTATGCTAGGAATAGCAAAAGTACCACATGTTGATAAAACCATAAGAAAAAGCATTCTTTTAGGCATTGTTAAGATCCTGATTAAAATAATCAAACGTAAGAGAGATAATTTTCTTACCATTTTTCTTTTTTGTAGTTTCGTAAGATATATGATAATTCGTTTTGGTGTTAATATCTGTGACTATTCTATCTATAACAGAAGCATTAAAAGCATTAAAATTTTTATATTGAGTAGGTTTTAATTCTAAAACTTTTTTAAGTTCTGCCACTTCAATAGTAAAATTATTATTCTCTTGCTTAAGCATAAAATCTATAAAAAGAAGTGTTTGTTTATATCTTATTCCGTTAAACAAAATGTATTTTAAGTAAGCATGCTTAGAAGACTCTTTAGAGTTGAGTACAATCTCACGTAAAATAGAGGCAGGACGAAAAAATATTTTATCCTCTACTATCTCAATATCATTGATTGCATCAGA is a genomic window of Candidatus Desulfofervidus auxilii containing:
- a CDS encoding replication initiation protein, which produces MNKNTIEFNDFTLDIPKISKEQYFLLRHILIAIEKNINVNKSYFITSSIFKDMPFEKLVSLLKKNIKLSITDNNKNSWYGSDAINDIEIVEDKIFFRPASILREIVLNSKESSKHAYLKYILFNGIRYKQTLLFIDFMLKQENNNFTIEVAELKKVLELKPTQYKNFNAFNASVIDRIVTDINTKTNYHISYETTKKKNGKKIISLTFDYFNQDLNNA